A window of Chloroflexota bacterium genomic DNA:
TTCACCGTAAAAGAATTGATCTTCAACCACGAAAAAGCCTTCCGTGCCGACAAAGCGACAGGCGTAGAAGCCATCATCCAATATCACCTCACCGGTGATGAGAGTGGCGACTTCGTCATCAATATCAAAGACGGCGCCTGCACTGTCGAAGAAGGCACCACCGATCAGGCCACCATGACCCTCACCGCCGACGGACGCTATTTCGGCGATGTGCTGCTCGGTAAAGAGGACGGCATGAAGGGCTTTATGCAGGGTAAGCTCAAACTCG
This region includes:
- a CDS encoding SCP2 sterol-binding domain-containing protein yields the protein MSDFTVKELIFNHEKAFRADKATGVEAIIQYHLTGDESGDFVINIKDGACTVEEGTTDQATMTLTADGRYFGDVLLGKEDGMKGFMQGKLKLAGDLNLAMKLTSFFKMG